A section of the Thermogemmatispora onikobensis genome encodes:
- a CDS encoding putative quinol monooxygenase: MYGTVAHCRIKPGAEAQLLAELREFEQAHVPGTVATLVYRMDADDRDCYIAVAFRDRAAYLANAQSEEQDQRYRRMLRWLEGPPEWHDGEIIARLGLPEQSK, encoded by the coding sequence ATGTATGGAACAGTCGCCCACTGTCGGATCAAGCCCGGAGCGGAGGCACAGCTCCTGGCAGAGCTGCGCGAGTTTGAGCAGGCACACGTGCCTGGAACTGTTGCGACGCTTGTCTACCGCATGGATGCCGATGACCGCGATTGTTATATCGCCGTAGCTTTCAGAGACAGGGCAGCCTACCTGGCCAATGCCCAGAGCGAAGAGCAGGATCAGCGCTATCGCCGGATGCTGCGCTGGTTAGAAGGACCGCCCGAGTGGCATGACGGCGAAATCATCGCTCGTTTGGGGCTGCCAGAGCAAAGCAAGTAG
- a CDS encoding serine/threonine-protein kinase, protein MAGLEGKTLERYELRRLIGKGGMADVYEGYDLAVERTVAIKVFKREDEELLRRFIREARLMASLKHEHLVPIYDTGSGQIDGLTWYYIVMPFMEGGTLRARIRQGPLSLSEACRSLREIAAALDYIHRQGIIHRDIKSSNVLLDADGHCYLSDFGIARTTSDATQLTSTGNVLGTVEYVAPELFEGDNRANVRSDLYSLGVLLFEMVTGRLPFTAENPIAVVTMHISKPPPPPHLYAAHISPAVEQVILKGLEKRPELRYSSASELAEAFCQAVAGSSRALARGATAQQYQNWAQAGTASAGTPGSGAPQPLVLRSMGSVGAATPPQPTSYPFSGQTNAAATGSPPTGPGYPGYGQPLPYGQYDQYGQYGYQPGARTTRRGLLIVSLALILLLAISIPLALAFFSSPHQGTNGRPTASSGQSSGQQQTPTATPNLTATAQAQATATAQAQAQATQTAVAGATATVQAQATATAAVWQTATAGRLVYNDALTSADNPATRQANWDRSNHCLFGGDGYHVVQAVSLTTTQRICREVNYSYGNIALSVQMKILSGSSGGVFIRLRPNLFNLSSGYLFEVDSQGRYRIARFDGGLEQPFADWTASPALQSGTGVANTLQIIANGSNLSFYANNVYLTTVSDNSYTEGNIGFLGTVGENDANVVYSNLAIYALS, encoded by the coding sequence ATGGCAGGTCTGGAGGGAAAGACCCTCGAACGCTACGAATTACGCCGGCTCATTGGCAAAGGAGGCATGGCCGACGTCTATGAGGGCTACGACCTAGCGGTTGAGCGTACCGTGGCGATCAAGGTGTTCAAGCGAGAAGACGAGGAGCTGCTGCGGCGCTTTATCCGCGAGGCGCGCCTGATGGCCTCGCTCAAGCACGAGCATCTGGTGCCGATTTATGACACCGGCTCGGGCCAGATAGATGGCCTGACCTGGTACTATATTGTGATGCCTTTCATGGAGGGAGGAACGCTGCGGGCCCGCATCCGGCAGGGGCCGCTCTCGCTGAGCGAAGCCTGCCGCAGCCTGCGCGAGATTGCCGCGGCCCTCGACTACATCCATCGTCAGGGAATCATCCATCGCGATATCAAGTCCTCTAACGTGCTACTCGATGCCGATGGACACTGCTACCTCTCCGATTTTGGCATCGCGCGCACAACCAGCGACGCCACGCAGCTCACCAGCACCGGTAACGTGCTAGGGACCGTCGAATACGTTGCGCCGGAGCTGTTCGAGGGAGACAATCGGGCCAACGTGCGCAGTGACCTTTACTCGCTTGGGGTCCTGCTCTTTGAGATGGTCACCGGGCGCCTACCCTTCACTGCCGAGAATCCCATCGCGGTCGTCACGATGCATATCAGCAAGCCGCCCCCGCCACCACATCTCTATGCTGCGCACATCAGTCCTGCAGTCGAGCAGGTCATTCTCAAAGGGCTGGAGAAACGACCCGAGCTGCGCTATAGCAGCGCCAGTGAGCTGGCTGAGGCATTCTGTCAGGCAGTAGCTGGTAGCAGCCGGGCCTTAGCCAGAGGAGCCACAGCCCAGCAATACCAGAACTGGGCCCAGGCCGGCACCGCCAGCGCAGGAACCCCCGGGAGCGGAGCGCCACAGCCACTGGTGCTACGCAGCATGGGTAGCGTGGGGGCAGCAACTCCGCCTCAACCAACCTCTTACCCTTTTTCAGGACAAACTAACGCCGCTGCGACCGGGTCGCCTCCAACAGGCCCAGGCTATCCTGGCTATGGACAGCCGCTACCCTATGGGCAATATGATCAATATGGTCAATACGGATACCAGCCAGGTGCCAGAACGACCCGGCGGGGCCTGCTCATTGTCAGCCTGGCCCTCATTCTGCTGCTTGCCATCTCCATCCCCCTGGCACTGGCCTTTTTCTCCTCGCCTCACCAGGGAACAAATGGGCGGCCCACGGCTTCTAGCGGTCAGTCCAGCGGACAGCAGCAGACGCCCACCGCCACCCCCAATCTGACCGCCACCGCTCAGGCTCAGGCTACCGCCACCGCCCAGGCTCAAGCGCAAGCTACGCAGACAGCGGTCGCCGGGGCCACTGCAACTGTGCAAGCTCAGGCCACCGCCACCGCGGCAGTCTGGCAGACCGCCACCGCCGGCAGGCTGGTCTACAACGATGCACTGACCAGCGCCGATAACCCGGCCACCAGGCAGGCCAACTGGGACCGCAGCAATCATTGCCTCTTTGGTGGCGATGGCTACCACGTTGTTCAGGCTGTCAGTCTGACAACAACACAGCGCATCTGTCGTGAAGTAAACTACAGTTACGGGAATATCGCCCTCAGTGTGCAGATGAAGATTCTGAGCGGCTCCTCGGGAGGCGTCTTCATTCGCCTGCGCCCTAATCTGTTCAATCTCTCCTCCGGCTACCTCTTTGAGGTTGACAGCCAGGGCCGTTACCGCATCGCCAGATTCGACGGGGGCCTCGAACAGCCCTTCGCCGACTGGACCGCCTCCCCGGCTCTGCAGTCTGGAACCGGTGTGGCGAATACGCTCCAGATCATCGCCAACGGAAGTAACCTCTCCTTCTACGCCAATAATGTTTATTTGACTACCGTTAGCGATAACAGCTACACGGAAGGCAATATCGGTTTTCTCGGCACTGTGGGAGAGAACGATGCCAACGTGGTCTATAGTAACCTGGCAATTTACGCACTGAGCTGA